Below is a genomic region from Terriglobales bacterium.
GATGAGCTTCCGGCTGCAGAAAGAGAAGCAGGAGGCCGACCGCAAGCGCATCGAGGCGGAGGGCATCCGCGACTTCCAGCGCACGGTGAGCCAGGGCATCTCGCCCGAGCTGCTGACGTGGAAGGGCATCGAGGCCACCGAGAAGCTGGCCGACAGCCAGAACACCAAGATCGTGATCATCGGGAACACGAAGAACGGGCTGCCGCTGGTGCTGACTCCGCAGTGATCGGCAACTCACGAGAGAAAGGACCAATGACAAAGGACAAATGACGATTTTCATTTGTCATTTGTCATTCTTGCCATGAGCTTGCTCAGCGTGCGCAACTTGAGTGTGGACTTCCCGACGGCCGCCGGTTGGGCACCCGCGGTGCGCGACGTCGCGTTCGACATCGCCGCGGGCGAGTCGCTCGGGCTGGTCGGCGAATCGGGCTCGGGGAAGTCCGTGACCGCGCTCTCCATCATGCGGTTACTGATCCCGCAGGCGCGCGTGCGCGGCGAGATCCTCTTCGACGGCCAGGATCTGCTCGGGCTGGACGAAGAGAAGATGCGCGCGGTGCGCGGCGCCGGCATCAGCGTGATCTTCCAGGAACCGATGACGGCCCTGAACCCGGTGATGCGGGTGGGGGACCAGATCGGCGAAGCCCTGCTGGCGCATCCGCGCTACCAGGCGGGCAGCCGCGACCGCATGGAGTTCGAGCGCGGCGTCGGAGAGCGAGTCGTGGAGGCTCTGCGCGAGGTCGCGATTCCCGACCCGGAGCGCCGCGCGCGGGACTATCCCCACCAGTTCTCCGGCGGGCAGCGCCAGCGCGTGATGATCGCCATGGCCATCGTCAACCGCCCCAAGCTGCTCATCGCCGACGAGCCCACCACGGCGCTCGACGTCACCGTGCAGCAGCAGGTGCTGGAGCTTCTCGCCGAGCTGCGCAAGAAGCATGGCCTGGCGATGCTGTTCATCTCGCACGACCTGGGCGTGGTCTCGCAGGTCTGCGACCGCGTCGCCGTGATGTACCAGGGCGCCATCGTCGAGATGGGGTCGATGCGCGACATCTTCGCGGCGCCGTCGCATCCCTACACCCAGGGGCTGCTGGCGGCGATCCCCACGCTGCGCACGGACAGGACCAAGCCGTTGCGGACGGTGGGCGAGCTGCCCGCGCTGCCCGCCCAGCTGCCGCCCTTGCGCGAGGTCGCGGCGGGCCATTGGGTCAGGTGATTTGTGATTTCTGATTTGTGATTTGTGATTTCAAGGCTGAGGTTCGTTTTCGCGCAGTCTTGATGGCTGCCGAACAGTCCAAATCACAAATCACAAATCACAGATTGCCCGCCGTGTTACCCTTCTTCGCTCCGTAGATCAGCTTCGAATACCAGCCTGTGCGCATCCTGATCATCAGCGACATCCATGCGAACCTCGAGGGCCTGGAGGCCGCGCTCGCGGCTGCGCCCAAGTACGACCTGGTGCTCAACCTGGGCGACATCGTGGGCTACGGCGCCAGCCCGAACGAGGTCACCGACCGCTCGCGCCAGCTCGGCAAGATATTCGTGCGCGGCAACCACGACAAGGCCTGCACCGGCGTGATGGGCATCGACGGGTTCAATCCGGTCGCGGGGCTCGCCGCGATGTGGACCAAGCAAAACCTCAAGCCCGACAACCTCGAGTTCCTCAAGAACCTGCCGCAGGGTCCGGTGAAGGTGGACGGGCTGGAGAATATGCAGCTGGTGCACGGCTCGCCGCTGGACGAGGACGAGTACATCATCGTCCAGCGCGACGCCTACGAGCCGCTCACCAAGGCGGCCGCGCCGCTCACGTTCTTCGGACACACCCACATCCAGGGCGGCTTCGCGGTGGACGGCGAGGGCGTCTGGACCACGATCCGCCCGCTCTACAAGACCAAGGACCAGGCGGAGAGCTACGCACTGAAGCTCGCGGTGACGACCAAGTACCTGATCAACCCGGGCTCGACCGGGCAGCCGCGCGACGGCGACCCGCGCGCCGCCTTCCTCACCTACGACACGGAGAAGAGCGTGGTGACGTACCACCGCGTGCCGTACGACATCAAGGGCGCGCAGAAGCGGATCTTCGACGCGAAACTGCCCGACCGGCTGGCGCTCAGGCTGGCGGACGGCAGATGATCGCCGTGCCTGACAAGGTGTACTCCCGCAACGGACCGAGAGGTTTCACGAAGCTCCTTTGTGTTGCCTTGGTGTCCTTTGTGGTTTGCTTCTTCTGACGAGGCCCCATGACCAACCTCTTCCATCGCGAGCGTCCCGAGCACTACCTCATCGCGCACGTGGATGGCGGCGCGCGCGGCAATCCGGGGCCGGCGGGCTATGGGCTCGTCGTCGAAGACGAGACGGGCAAGATGCTGGCCGAGTCGAGCGAGTTCCTGGGCGTCCGCACCAACAACTTCGCGGAGTACGCCGGGCTGATCGCGGCCATCGCGTATGCGGTCTCGCACCAAGCCGCCGGCTTGATGGTGGTCAGCGACTCGGAGCTGCTGGTGAAGCAGATGAAGGGCGAGTACAAGGTCCGCGCCCCCGAATTGCAGACCCTGCACAAGCGGGCCAACGAGATGCTGCGCGGGCTGGGGTGGTTCGACATCCGGCACGTGCGGCGCGAGCAGAACCGCGAGGCCGACCGCCTGGCGAACGAGGCCATGGATTCCGGCACGCCCGGCGCTACCACCCGTCAAGTGCAGGTAGCGGCCGGCGACTCGCCGGCCGCACGACCTCAGCCGCGCGAAGTCACCGGCATCGTCAAGAACGGGCGCGTAGAATTCCTGGGCGACGCGCTGCCGGAAGGCACGCGCGTGAAGGTCCGGCCCGCGAAGTAAACGGGAGGTGTCATGCCAGGCCCGCTGCGAGTGCTGCTGTATTGCGTGCTGGGAGCGGCCCCGATGCTGATCGGGGCGCTGGGCGACGGCAAGGCCGCCGAGTGGGCGCTGTCGGGACTGGTGATGGCGGCGGCCTTCGTGCCGGTCGCGCTGTTCGGGCCGCCGCGGACGCGCGGGCAGTTCGGCGTCATCCTGCCGGCGCTGGGGATCATCACCGTGTTCTGCACGTGGAGCGAGGCGCTGCTGTTCGTGCGCGCGCCCGAGATCCGCGACCACGCGGCGCGCAACCTCGCAGGCTCGCTGGTCATGTACGGCATCGTGGGATGCGTGCTGGCCGTGCTCCCGCGCCTGCTGAAGCTCACCCGCGAGCAGGGGAGCGCGATCGAGCGCCGTTCCCCGGCGAGCGTGGCGGCGCTGGTGCTCGCTTGCGGGCTGGCGTACGCGCTCTACTATCTGGTGTTCGGAGCGATCACGTACCAGTACTTCACGAAGGGCTACTACCCGGAGGCCGAGGAGATCGCGCGCGGCCTGGGGCTGTGGTTCTGGGCCATCCAGGTAGGGCGCGGGGCGCTGATGACGGCCGCGGTCCTGCCGGCCATCTACACGCTGCGGATGCCGCGGATGCAGGCTGCGGTGGCGATCGGCCTGCTGATCTGGATCGCGGGAGGAGCGGCGCCGCTGCTGATACCCAACGCGCTCATGACGACGACGCAGCGCTTCATCCACGTGGTGGAGATCTTCACGCAGAACGCGGCGCTGGGCGCGACCGCGGTGCTGCTGCTGCGTCCGCGCCGCGCCCGCACGATGGCGGCTCCGCCGCGGGTGCCAGGCGCCGCGTAAGGTTGTTCTTGGCCGGGCCCAAGTGAACGGGCGCGTACAATTCCTGGGCGACGCGCTGTCGGAAGGCACGCGTGTGAAGCTCCGGTCCGGTTGATTTGTGTCTCGAATCTTTGTTTTTGATTTGGACTTCCTCTCTCCCCAAGTCCACTTCCCCGTGGAGGTGTCGTGATGCGAGCACTTCGTAGCAGTCTTCTTCTTCTTTTCCTCTCGCTTCTATCTGGGCTGGCGACGGCGCAAACATCCTCGCCCAGGAACATGCAGCCGACAGACCCGAAAGCGGTGGCGTCGGCGACGAACCCGGCCGCGGCGCCGGTACCGATCGAAGACCTGTACTACACGCGGGTCGTGACGGGCGCGAGCTGGTCGCCGGACGGCAAGACCATCGCGTTCGCGACCAACCTCACCGGCCGCATCAACCTGTGGAAAGTGGACGCGGCGGGCGGGTGGCCGATCCAGATGTCGCGCTCCGAGGAGCGGCAGGGCGCGAGCACGTGGTCGCCGGACGGCAAGTGGATCTACTTCCACTCCGACTTCGGCGGGAACGAGCAGTACGACACCTTCGCCGTGCCGGCCGCGGGCGGTGCGACGGTGAACCTGACGAACTCGCCCGAGTTCCGCGAGCAGGCCACGCTCATCTCCCCCGACGGCGCGACCATCGCGGTGCACTACAAGGCCAAGACGGCGGCGTCGGAGGACATCGGCCTGGTGGACGTCAAGGCGCGCGCCGTGCGCAACCTCACGAACGAGGCCGACCCGAAGTACAACTGGGAGGCGAACGCCTGGAGTCCGGATGGAAAATATCTCTACGCGACGCGCGGGACCGTGGGTGGCTTTGACGCGAGCGTGTATCGCGTGGAGGTGGCGAGCGGGAAGAAAGAAGAGCTGACGCCGCACGCGGGGGAGAAGGTCTACAACGCCAGCGACGTCTCGCCCGACGGCAAGACGGTGCTCCTGACCTCGAACGAGCCGGGCGGGTACATGAACGTGGCGCTGCTCGACGTCGCCACCAGGAAGCTGGCGTGGGTCACCAGGATCGAATGGGAGGCGGAGGCGAAGAACTTCTCCCCCGATGGCAAGTGGTTCACCTACCAGATCAACGAAGACGGCCGCACCGACGTGTACCTGGCGAGCCGCGCGACGCTGAAGGCGGAAAAGCTGCCGCTGCCGCCGGGCATGAACACGCTGGCGGGGAATCCGAGCGCGTTCTCGCCCGACGGCGGGCGCGTGCTGGTGGCGCACCAGGACTCGACGCGCCCGGCGGACCTGTGGATCTATGACGTGCGCACGCGCGCCGCGCGCCAGCTCACGCACTCCGCACTCGCCAGCCTGGAAGCCCGCAACCTGCCGCAGTCGCAGATCGTGCACTACCAGACGTTCGACGGCAAGGTCATCAGCGCGCTGCTGTGGATGCCCTTCAACCTGAAGCGCGACGCGTCGCACCCGGCGCTGGTGCTGCCGCACGGCGGCCCGACCGGACAGACGGTCGACAACTTCAGCCAGCGCGCCATCGCGCTCGCCTCGCGCGGCTACATCCTGATCGCGCCCAACGTGCGCGGCTCCACCGGCTACGGCATGGAGTTCCAGAAAGCCAACTACCAGGACCTGGGCGGCGGCGACCTCCAGGATGAGGTCTATGCCGCGAAGTGGCTCGCGCAGACCGGCTACGTGGACGCGAAGAAGATCGGGATCACCGGCGGGTCGTACGGCGGGTTCATGACGCTGATGGCCATCGGAAAGACGCCCGAGGTCTGGGCCGCGGCGGTGAACATCTTCGGCGTGCTCGACTGGAAGACGATGATGCAGCACTCCGACCCGCTCCTGCAGCAGTACATCGTGTCGCTGCTCGGCGACCCGGTGAACGACGCGAAGGTGTACGCGGATACTTCCCCCATCAAGTATCTCGGGAACGTGCGCGCGCCGCTGCTGGTGCTGCAGGGCGAGAACGACATCCGCGTGCCGAAGGAGGAGTCGGACCAGGTGGTCGACCTGCTGAAGAAGCAGGGCAAGACGGTGGAGGTGGTCTACTACCCGCACGAAGGCCACGGCTTCGCCAAGCGCGAGAACCAGATCGACTCGCTGCGGCGCACGGTGGAGTGGTTCGACAAGTACCTGAAGGGCGCGCCGGCGGAATGAAGCTCTTCCTCGCGGGACCGCTGTTCAACGCCGCCGAGCGCGAGTTCAACCGGCGCCTGCGCGATGCGCTCGCGGCGGCCGGGCACGAGGTCTGGCTGCCGCAGGAGAACGAGCCGCGCGAGCGCGGCGCCGCCGCTATCTTCAAGCAGGACGTGGAGGGCATCGAGTGGGCCCAGGCGGTGCTCGCCAACATGGATGGCCCCGACCCGGATTCCGGCACCTGTTGGGAGTGCGGCTACGCCTACGCGCGCAGGAAGCCCGTCCTCGCCTATCGGACCGACGTGCGGCACGCCGAAGACGCCTCGATCGGCCGCTTCAACCTGATGATCGAGAAGTCGGCGACCAAGGTGGTCGTCGTGCCGGGCGCCAGCGTCGAGCAGGTGGCGAAGAAGCTGGCGGCCGTCATCGAAAAGCTCGCGCTCTAGAAGACCGAATGAAAACAGGCGGACCCAGGGGACGCAGAGGGAATGTTTTCTTTCCCTGTTCCCCCTCCCTTCACCTCGTCTCGCGTGAGTCAAGCCGCTCGCAGCAACAGGAAAAAGGAAAAAGATTTCCTCTGCGTCCCCTGCGTCCTCCTGTCATCATTTTCTAGCCCAGCGCGATGACGTCGATCTCGACCAGCGCCTGGCGCGGAAGCTCGGCGACGGCGACGGTGGAGCGCGCCGGCGGCGGCGCCGGGAAGAACTTCGCGTACACCTCGTTCATCGCGGAAAAATCCGCCATCGTTTTCAGGAAGACAGTGGTCTTCACCACCTGGTCGAAGCTGGTGCCCGCGGCGGCCAGGACGCCCTCCAGGTTCTTCAGCACCCGCTCGGTCTGGGCGCGCACGTCGCCGTTCAAGAGCTCGCCGGTGGCAGGGTCGAGCGCGACCTGTCCGGAGCAGAAGACCATGCCGTTGGCCTTGATGGCCTGCGAGTACGGGCCGATGGCCTGGGGAGCGTTGCTGGTGGCGACCTTCTCTCTCATTCTTTTCTCCTGAAAAGAGACGGCCGGAAGGGCGTCTCTACCCTGGAACAGCGCAGCGCAGGGATTCTAATGAATCCGCAAGAAGAAAGCGCGCTCGAGGTCGAGCGCGCTGCGACTTCGTCGCCCTGTCTTCAGTGCTGCCAGGGACGGTCGGTGACCATGTCGGAGTGCTGGCGGCGGAAGGTCGCGGCGACGTGGCAGTCCCAGCAGACCGGCATGTGTGAGGTCAGGAACTTCGGAAGCTGCGGCACCGGGACGCGGTCCCAGGTGACCGTGTTGCCGTTGTCGTCGATGGCGGCCGGCAGGTGCTCGGTCCAGCCGACGTCCAGGAAAGGCTTGCGGCAGATGGCGCAGTGCTTCCCGCGATAGAAGTTGTCGACGTAGGTGCGGACCAGGCAGCCGTCGGCGGACTCCACGATCTGGTTGAGGCACGGCTCGGCGCACTTCTCGCGCTCCTGCCAGCGGTTGCAGTCTTCCAGGCGCAGATAGTTCTTCCCCTCGAGCGACTTGAGGGCGGCCTGCTTGGCGTTGATGGTGACGGAGGCGTAGTCCCGCGTCTCCGGGCAGACCACCAGCCGCGTGCCGCGCCAGTGGTAATAGGTGTGAAGCGCGCGCGCGGCGGCGTAGAGCACGGCGGCGGCGAACGCGGCCAGCGTGAAGATGAGCCAGGGGTTCATGGCGGCACCTCGGCGGCCTCGGTGGACTGGGCCGCGACGGTGATATTCGACCGCGAAACCGGATAGGCGGCGGTGATGGGCGTCACCGGCGCGGGTGATTCTGGGCTGCCCTGGTGGTCAGTCTTCGGTAGTCGGAAAACCGGTTTTGTCACCGACCACCGACTACCGGCCACCTTCTGACTAGCGCCGCTTGTGCGTGGTATCGGCCGTCCCCTCGCCGGCGCGCTGCTTCTCTCCCACCCGCTTGGCCACGCTGAACTTCAGCTTGTCGCCGTCGGCGTCCGCGGTGACGTGGTCGCCGTGGAGCACTTCGCCCTCCAGGATCTTGAGCGCGAGCGGGTCCTGGATGAGCTTCTGGATGGCGCGCTTGAGCGGGCGCGCCCCGTAGGCGACGTCGTAACCCTGGCGGAACACCAGCTCCTTGGCGCGGTCGGTCAGCTCGATGGAGATCTTGCGGTCGGCCAGCTGGCGCTTCAGGTCTTCCAGGCGCAGGTCGACGATGCGCGTGAGCTGCTCGCGCCCGAGCGGCGAGAACACGATCACGTCGTCCACGCGGTTGAGGAACTCGGGGCGAAAGTGCGCGCGCAGCGCGTCCATCACCTGCGCCGTGGCGGAGGCGAACTCGTCGGGCTGGTCGAGCCGCGCGGACTGCAGGTAGGCGGCGCCCAGGTTCGACGTCATGATGATGACCGTGTTCTTGAAGTCGACCGTGCGGCCCTTGGCGTCGGTGAGGCGGCCGTCGTCGAGGATCTGGAGCAGGACGTTGAAGACGTCGGGGTGCGCCTTCTCGATCTCGTCGAACAGCAGCACGGAGTACGGGCGGCGGCGGACCGCCTCGGTGAGTTGGCCGCCTTCGTCGTAGCCCACGTAGCCCGGGGGCGCGCCGATGAGCCGCGCGACCGCGTGCTTCTCCATGTACTCCGACATGTCGATGCGGACCATGGCGTGCTCGTCGTCGAACAGGAACTCGGCGAGGGCGCGCGCCAGCTCCGTCTTGCCCACGCCGGTCGGGCCCAGGAAGATGAACGAGCCGATGGGGCGGCGCGGGTCCGACAGCCCGGCGCGCGACCGCCGGATGGCGTTCGCGACCCGCTCGATGGCCGGGTCCTGGCCGATCACCCGCTGGCTGAGCCGCTCTTCCATGTGGACCAGCTTCTTCACTTCGCCTTCCAGCATCTTCGCCACCGGGATGCCGGTCCACTTGGAGACGATGCGCGCGATGTCCTCTTCGTCCACTTCTTCCTTCAGCATGCGGGCGGCGCCGTTGCCCTTCGCGTCGATGGCGGCGGAGGCCTGCTTCAGCTCGTCTTCCGCCTGGCGGAGCAGGCCGTAGCGGATCTCGGCGACCCGGTTGAGGTCGCCCTTGCGCTCCGCCTGCTGCTCTTCGAGCTTGAGCTGCTCCATCTTCTCTTTCAGCTGCTGCACGCGGCCGATGGATTCCTTCTCCTGCTTCCAGCGGGCTTTGAGCGCGCTCGACTGCTCGCGCAGCCCGGCGAGCTCCCGCTCGACCGCCGCGAGGCGCTCCTTCGAGTTTGGGTCGGTCTCGCGCTTGAGCGCCTGCTTCTCGATCTCGAGCTGCGTGATGCGGCGCTCCAGCTCGTCAATCTCGGTCGGCATGGAGTCGATCTGGATGCGCAGCGAGGCGGCCGCTTCGTCGATCAGGTCGATCGCCTTGTCGGGCAGGAAGCGGTCGGAGATGTAGCGGTGCGAGAGCGTGGCGGCCGCGACGATGGCGGAGTCCTTGATGCGGACGCCGTGGTGCACCTCGTAGCGCTCCTTCAGGCCGCGCAGGATCGCGATGGTGTCTTCGACGTTGGGCTCGCCCACGAACACGATCTGGAAGCGGCGCTCCAGCGCCGGGTCCCGCTCGATGTGCTTGCGGTACTCGTTGAGCGTGGTGGCGCCGATGGCGCGCAGCTCGCCGCGCGCGAGCGCGGGCTTCAGCATGTTGCTGGCGTCCATGGCGCCTTCGGCCGCCCCCGCGCCGATCAGCGTGTGCAGCTCGTCGATGAACAGCACGATCTGGCCCTGCGAGTCTTCGATGTCCTTGAGCAGCGCCTTCAGCCGGTCCTCGAACTCGCCGCGGTACTTGGCGCCCGCGACCATCGCGCCCAGGTCGAGCGCCACCAGCCGCTTGTTCTTCAGGACTTCGGGGACGTCGCCGGCCACGATGCGCTGCGCCAGGCCTTCCACGATGGCCGTCTTCCCCACGCCGGGCTCGCCGATCAGCACCGGGTTGTTCTTCGTCCGGCGCGAAAGCACCTGGACGACGCGGCGGATCTCTTCGTCGCGCCCGATGACCGGGTCGAGCTTGCCGCGGCGCGCCGCTTCGGTGAGGTCGCGCGCGTAGCGCTCCAGCGCCTGGTACTTGGCTTCGGGATTCTGGTCGGTCACGCGCTGCGAGCCGCGGACGCTGGTCAGCGCCTTGAGGATGGCGTCGTGCGTGGCGCCGGAGCCGGCCAGCGCTTTCTGCGCGGCGTCGCCCTTGGCGCCGGCGAGCGCCAACAGCAGGTGCTCGGTGGAGACGTATTCGTCCTTGAAGTGCTCGGCCTGCTGGAAGGCGTTGTCGATGACTTTGCTCGCCGCGGCGGAGAGCGCGGGCTGCTGCGAGCCTCCGCCGGAGACCTTGGGCAGGCGCGCCATCTCCTGCTCCGCGGCCGAGGCGATGGCCTGGGCGTTCGCCCCCAGCTTGGTCAGCACCGGCCACACCACGCCCTCGCGGTCCGCCATCAACGCAGCCAGCAGGTGGACGGGCAGCAGCTCCGGGTTCCCGTGCTCGCTCGCCAGCGTGCTCGCCGCCTGCACGGCTTCCTGCGCCTTCACGGTCAGTTTGTCCCAGCGGATCGCCATAAATCAGTCGTCAGACCTCAGACTCCAGTCCTCGGCTAGTTTCAAGTTTCCGGTTTCCAGTTTCCAGAAAATAAGGGAGGCGGTGATGCCGGGCCTCCCTTATCCAGATGCGTTGTGTTGCGTTTACGCCGCGGATTTCGCCGACTTGCCCTCGATGGCCTTCTGGCCAGAGCCCACCGAGACCTTGATCTGCTTGGGCTTGGCTTCGGCCTTCTTCGCCAGCCGGATCTGCAGCACCCCGTTCACGTAGTCGGCCGCGACCTTCTCGCTGTCCACCGTGTTCGGCAGCGTGAAGCTGCGCGAGAACGCGCCGTACCGGCGCTCGATGCGATGGAAGTTCTCTTCCTTCTCCTCGCGCTCGAACTTGCGCTCGCCGCGGACGGTGAGAGTGTTGTTCTCCACGCGGACGTCGAGATCCTTCTCCTCGATGCCGGGGACTTCGAGCTTCAGCGTGACGTTGTGCTCGTCCTCGTAGATGTCGACCGGCGGCACGAAGCCGGTGGTCGAGAGCTCGTCGGTCCCGCGGCCGTAATCCGCGAAGATCTGGTTCAGGCGATTCTGCAGGCTCGCCATGTCACGGAATGGGTCCCAACGGGTGATCATCGTCATTGCCTTGCTGCCTCCAAATAGGAATGTTTGCCTGTTCGGCTCAAGAGTTTGGATGCGCCATTAGCGCGAAAGAATAATAAAATGTGAGTGTGTTACTGTCAAGAACAGAAATAGCCTTTATTTTCAACTGTTTATCGGTGGTGGCTGGCTGGGCCGGCCAGGAGTGACCGCGCTCTCTACAGAGCGGTGGCGACGACGCACTTCAGGTACTGGGTCTCGGGAACCGAGAGCAGCACGGGGTGGTCCTGGGCGGCGCCGCGTTTTTCGAGGACGCGCAGCTGCCGGTTCGCGTCGGCCGCGGCGGACGCCAGCATGGCGAGGAAGTCGGGCTCGGAGACGTGGTGCGAGCAGGAGCACGTGACGAGCGTCCCGCCCGGCCGCAGCATCTTGAGCGCGCGCAGGTTGAGCTCCTTGTACCCGCGCAGCGCGGTCTCCAGGTTCTTCTTCGACTTCGCGAACGCCGGCGGGTCGAGCACGATGGTGTCGTACTGCTCCCGGGCGGACGAGTAGTCCTTCAGCAGGTCGAAGGCGTTGGCTTCGAGCCACTCGATCTCCGGGATCCGGGGCGCGTTGCGCTCCTGGTTGCGCTCGGCGGCCTCGAGCGCGGGGCGCGAGGAATCGACGCCGGTGACCGAATCGCAGACGCGCGCCAGGTGCAGCGCGAAGCCGCCCTCGTAGCAGAACACGTCGAGGGCGCGGCCGCGGGCGTAGCGCGCCGCGGCGGCGTAGTTCTCCCGCTGGTCGAGGAAGGCGCCGGTCTTCTGCCCGCCCAAAGCCTGGTAGCCGAACTTCACTCCGTGGAGTGTGAACTCGGTCTCGGTCTTCACCCCGCGCAACAAGCCGCTCTCCTTCGGCGGCAGCGCTTCGAGCTCGCGGATGCGCGGCTCCACGCGCTCGACCACGTTCGCGACGCCGGTCTGCGCGACCAGCTCGTCCATGACGGCCGCGCGCAGGTCTTCGGCGTCCATCGCCTGCGTGAGCGCCTGCACCGTCAAAATATCGTGGTAGCGGTCCGCGATGAGGCCGGGGAGCAGGTCGGCCTCGCTGAAGACGAGCCGGTACGCATCACTGTCCTTCGCGACCTGCTTCCGGTAGTCGAGCGCCGCGCGCACGCGCTCGCGCACCAACTGGAGCAGATCTTCCCTGCCGGCCAGCGGGCGCGGCGAGACCATGCGCAACGCGATCTGCGAGCTCGAGCTGTAGAGCGCGGAGCCCAGCGGCTTGCCGGGCGCGCCCCCGCTCCGCGCCTCGTTGACCAGGACAAGCGCGCCCGCCGGCGCCTTCGCCTCGCCCGCCAGGTCGGAGCGGTACACCCACGGGTGCCCCGCGCGCAGCCGCGCGGCGGCGCGGGCGCTCACGATGACCGTCGATTGGCTAGCGGTTTTCAGAGGGGTAGTTGGCGTCGCGCAGCTTCTTGAGCGCCGCCCGCGCTTTTTCGGCGAGCGCGCTCGCCGGCGCTTCTTTCAGGAAGATAGTGTACTCGGCGATGGCTTCGGCGTCCTTCTGCTGCTCCTCGTAGGAGCGCGCTGCGACCCAGTGGGCGACGGCGAACTGCTCGTCGCCCAGCGGGTGGACGCGCGTGGCGCTCTCGGCCGCGGCGGCGTACTCCTTGCGCGTGTACTGCACGCTGGCGAGCACGGCGTAGGCCTCGGCGTTCCGGGGATCGGCGGCGACGGCTTTCTGCAGAAGCTGCTCGGCCTCCGCGGCCTTGCGCTGCTCCATGCGCACCTTGGCAAGGTTCACGAGCGCGCTGGGATAGCGGTCGTTGAGCGCGACCGCTTTCTCGAAGGCTTCCGCGCCGGGCCCGGCCTTGCCCTGCTGCATGTAAAG
It encodes:
- a CDS encoding class I SAM-dependent rRNA methyltransferase yields the protein MSARAAARLRAGHPWVYRSDLAGEAKAPAGALVLVNEARSGGAPGKPLGSALYSSSSQIALRMVSPRPLAGREDLLQLVRERVRAALDYRKQVAKDSDAYRLVFSEADLLPGLIADRYHDILTVQALTQAMDAEDLRAAVMDELVAQTGVANVVERVEPRIRELEALPPKESGLLRGVKTETEFTLHGVKFGYQALGGQKTGAFLDQRENYAAAARYARGRALDVFCYEGGFALHLARVCDSVTGVDSSRPALEAAERNQERNAPRIPEIEWLEANAFDLLKDYSSAREQYDTIVLDPPAFAKSKKNLETALRGYKELNLRALKMLRPGGTLVTCSCSHHVSEPDFLAMLASAAADANRQLRVLEKRGAAQDHPVLLSVPETQYLKCVVATAL